Within Bradymonas sediminis, the genomic segment GATGCACCCGCTGGGCGGCCGGCTCGCTCGCGCTCAGCTTCCACCCCTCGCGCGCGCTCGCGTGCTCGACGAGCTTCCAACCCGCCGCGTCGATCGCCCGCAGCACCGCCGGAGACACGCCGCCGCGCCCGATGACCGAGACCGTAAGCGGCGCGTCGGGCGAGGCATTTGCGAACGGCTCTTCCTTCATAATCTCGCGCAACGTGGCCAGCATGCCGAACTCGTCGGTGTCGCGTCCGACCCAGCCGTCCTGGGTGCGTCGCAGGGTATTGAGCGGAGCATCGGCGCTATCCTTTACAATGCGCTGCATGCGCCGCTTTAGCGGGGCGGTCACCGACAGCCCGCGCAACCCGAGCTCTTCGAATAGACCAAACGCCTCGTCGAGCGCGACATCATCGTCGTCGCGCCCAAGCTGGATCTTCAGGTAACGGGTGGGTTCGCCCGACGCGATGGCCGCCTGGGTATGCCACCAGTCGCCGACGCTTCCGCTGACCGGGTCGCCGATAAGTCCATCGAAAGATTCGGTATGATTGGGCGTCGTCGTGGGATTTAATCGCGCGAAATGCGGCAGCCAATCCTGTAAATCCATGGGCGAGGGCGCAGCAGTGGGTGGCACCGAGCTGGCCGGAAGCCGCGTCGCGCGCAGCCCCACGGGAAGATAATTCGACGCGTTCTCAAGGGCGAGTCCATTGGCCGGGTTGCTGAGGATCGGGCGAGTCCAGGCAAAGCGCGCCCCCTGAGGTAAAAACGTGGTCGGGTATCCCGCGCGTTGCAGCGTCGTCGCGATCTCGAAGCATCGGCGAAGCTCCGCGAAGGAGGTCGGCGTCGGGGCGTATTTCAGGCGGATATGCGGCGCCCAGGCAGGGTGCTCGGCGCGCAGCTGCGCTGCTTCGGCGAGCAGCCGGTCGGCGGCGGGGTGCCCGATTCCCGGCGGGTGCGCCGACAAAAAGAGCGGGCGGGGCGCGACGCGCTCGAGCGTCTTCGCCCGACGCTGGTCATCCAAAAATTCGAGGTCGATATCGATGCTATGCGTATTCGCGCGCCCGGCGATCTCCTCAAGCCACTCCGCCGACGCGCTCCTCAAACTCGCCAGCAGCGGCGCGGCGCCTGGCTCGCATTGGGTCGCGAAGTCGGCGCAGAGGTCGCTGCGAATCTCGACGCCGCCAAGCCCCAGTAGTTCGGCGTCACGCATCGCGCGCTCGAGCTGTGCGGCCGAGGCGGGCACCAACCAGGAGCGCCGGGCGATCGCCGAGTGGCGCGCATCGAAGGTCCAGCGGATAGAATCCGCGAGCATCCGCGCGGCCAACTCCGGCGTGCGGGCGCGCGAGATGCCCACGAATAAATGCGCGACCGCGGCCCACGCCGGCTCGCGCGTCTCGCGCATCCAGCGCACCTCTTCTTCAAAGCTCATCGCATCGCGAAGCCGCGCCCGGGCGGCCTTCGCCTCATCTTCCCACCCGTCGCGCCACAGCCAGACAAAGAGCGGGTTGACCACGAGGTCCTGCGCCCGGGGCATCGCGCATCCCGCCCCCGGAGCGATGATGGTCCGGGGCGCCGACGTGTTCAAAAGGCGGCGCAACGCTTCGGACTCGATGCGCCGAAAGGTCGCCTCATCCTCGGCGATGATGGCGGCCGGCGTCTTTCCGGTGACACGCTCGATCTCGGCGTCGAGATCGACGAAGGACCAGGCGCCTGCGTGACTTTCGGAGAGCATCTCGGCCAACCGGGGCCCCAGTGTGGTCTTGCCGGTGCCGCGGTGACCTATCAGTAGAATCGGAGTGGCCGAATGAGGGGTGTTCATAAGTAGTTTGGCGCTGAGTTGTCGATGAGTTGCTTCGATAAACACGCCGCTGCATAGCCCATTTGGGCCGAATTTCGAACCCGCGGGGCGCGCGGTGCCGAATCGCTGGCGCGGGGTGTTCTGGGCGGCGTGCTCTGGTATATGTAGCGCCAGTCGCCCGGCGCCAATTGCTGCCGAAGTCTATCCCGAAAGCCATCGAAATGAATATGCAAAAGCCCCTTGATGATGTGGCGCGCCGAAACGGCTGGTGGGTCGTGGCGGGGTTTGTGGGGCTGGTCGCCGGGGTGTATTTGCTGCCTCTGTCGCCGCTCAACGACGCGCCGCTTTGCCCCTTTCGCCACTTGACCGGCTATAGCTGCCCGGGGTGCGGGATGACGCGGGCGTGCGTGAGCCTCGCCCACGGCGACCTGGGCGCCTCGTTTCATTTTCATCCCCTGGCCGGGGTGCTCGTCCTGGCGTTTGGGGCCTATGCGCTGGTTCGGCTCTTCGACAACCTCAAGGGGTATCGCGTCGAGCTTCCTGG encodes:
- a CDS encoding shikimate kinase translates to MNTPHSATPILLIGHRGTGKTTLGPRLAEMLSESHAGAWSFVDLDAEIERVTGKTPAAIIAEDEATFRRIESEALRRLLNTSAPRTIIAPGAGCAMPRAQDLVVNPLFVWLWRDGWEDEAKAARARLRDAMSFEEEVRWMRETREPAWAAVAHLFVGISRARTPELAARMLADSIRWTFDARHSAIARRSWLVPASAAQLERAMRDAELLGLGGVEIRSDLCADFATQCEPGAAPLLASLRSASAEWLEEIAGRANTHSIDIDLEFLDDQRRAKTLERVAPRPLFLSAHPPGIGHPAADRLLAEAAQLRAEHPAWAPHIRLKYAPTPTSFAELRRCFEIATTLQRAGYPTTFLPQGARFAWTRPILSNPANGLALENASNYLPVGLRATRLPASSVPPTAAPSPMDLQDWLPHFARLNPTTTPNHTESFDGLIGDPVSGSVGDWWHTQAAIASGEPTRYLKIQLGRDDDDVALDEAFGLFEELGLRGLSVTAPLKRRMQRIVKDSADAPLNTLRRTQDGWVGRDTDEFGMLATLREIMKEEPFANASPDAPLTVSVIGRGGVSPAVLRAIDAAGWKLVEHASAREGWKLSASEPAAQRVHLVINAAGPRPGIADGAPGCDIWLDLHYNSVAQKPDCADAHWNGDVFFEAQAKAQRVFWRGSGE
- a CDS encoding DUF2752 domain-containing protein, yielding MQKPLDDVARRNGWWVVAGFVGLVAGVYLLPLSPLNDAPLCPFRHLTGYSCPGCGMTRACVSLAHGDLGASFHFHPLAGVLVLAFGAYALVRLFDNLKGYRVELPGRAWARANSRRLAGASLAIVLGFGGIRLFLELIGFLTPV